The Saprospiraceae bacterium genomic interval GAACATCCGGAATATGCCAATTATCTCAATAACCTTGGTGATTTGTATTCCAAAATGGGAAGGCATGAAAAAGCGGAGGCCTATTTTTTTGAATCTTTGAAAATAAAACAAAATTTATACGGGAAAAATCATCCGGCTTATGCATTTACATTAAAAAACCTATCCAATTTGTATAAACAGATGGGAGATTTCGAGAAGGCCAAACTTTATGCGATTGAATCTGTGGAAATTAACAAGGAAGTTGTCGGTGTTAATCATCCTGAATATGCCAGGAGTGTACAAACTTTAGGTGGAATCTATTTATTGATGGGCAAAATGGAAGAGGCCGAAATATATCTCCAACAGTCTCTGGATTTACATGAAAAATTATATGGCAGTATGCATGCAAAAACAGCTGGAGTGCTGACTGATTTGGCGGTATGTTACAAAGATCTTGGAAATTTCGAAAAAGCGGAGGCCTATTACCTGCAAGCCATTACCATCCTAGAAAAAGCCTTAGGTAAAGAAAACATAAGCTATGTAAATACCTTAAATAATCTGGGAGTATTGTACTGGACGATACTAAACTACAAAAAGGCGGAGCTCTTATTTCTTGAAGTAAAAGCCATTCGCAAAAAATTGTTGGGATCTGAACATCAAGATTATGCCGGTATCGTGAATAATTTGGGCGGATTGTATGCAGACATGGGGCAATTCGATGTGGCTGAACCCTTACTAATCGAATCCATGGAGATTAAAGCCAGAATTTTGGGTGAGGAACACCCATCATATACCGGGAGTATTAACAACCTGGGTGCGTTTTATTTTATGATCAGAGAAGTTGAAAAAGCCGAATCGTTTGCGATTAAAGCCGTAAATATGCGGGAGAAATTATTCGGAAAGCAAAGTCCGGAATATCTTGAGTCTCTGAATCTCCTTGCAAAATTGTATGAATACCAGAAAAAATATTCAGAATCTTCCAAACTTCTGGAAGCGTATTTTGCACTAAAGCAAACCTCTCTATCTCAATCTACTTCATTTTTATCGGAACAGGAACTCGGTTATTATTCCATGATCTATCAAGAGAAATTGGATGAATTATCCGCATACCTCTATCATAGATGGAGTAAGATGCAACAAACAGAAAATTTATCTGCCCTTGTTTACGACCAAATGCTATTTCATAAAGGATTTATCATGACTTCTGCATTGCGCTTGAATACCTTGGCAAATCATCTAGGGAAGTCTTCTCAGAACTACCAACAATACAAAATGTTTCGGCTCCAGCTTGCAAGGGAATACACCAAACCGATAGCAGAACGAAGTCGCATAAACGAACTGGAAGAAAAGGCAAACACTGCAGAAAAACAACTTGCGAAAGAAATAGATGGATATACCAAAATGAAGCAAGCTATACATTGGAATCAGATTCAGGGGATCTTACAAAAAAATGAAGCTGCCATTGAGTTTATTAATTTTCCATATGACGATCAAGATACTAAGGATCATACCCAATATGCTGCAATACTTGTAAAACCTGAATTGAAAACACCCGTTTTTATTCCGCTATTTGAAGAGAAATCATTGGATAGCATACTGAGGAGTAAAAATGTAAGGAGACTGGAATATGTAAATGAACTCTATTCCTTGACACAAAGGGGTGTAAACCCAATCGGTCTTAAACAAAGTAGTCTTACCGAATTGATTTATAAACCTTTGGAAAGTCATTTAGAAAATGTTCAAAAAGTGTATTATTCCTTATCGGGATTATTACATCAAATTAATTTGGATGCCATTCCAATCAGCTCAACGGAATCTTGGGCAGATAGAATGAAATTGGTAAATCTTCTGAGCACTCGTCAGCTGGTGATTAACGATTATCAGGATTTTACCACCAGGACTGCCACTGTGTATGGGGGGATATACTATGATTCGGACACTACAATGCAGGCGGTTAAGGAAATAAAGGGAAGTGAGTTGAAACAAACCCTTTCATTCCACCAGTCTGATGTAAAATCAAGAGGGCTACATTGGAATTATTTACCGGGAACGGAGCAGGAGATTAATTCAATCCAATCCATTTTGTCAAAGGCTGGTTATAAAATGGATGTATATAAAGCCCATCAAGCAACCGAAGAATCTTTTAAGAATATCGGTGTAAAGGAAAAATCTCCCCAAATTATTCATTTAGCCACTCATGGTTATTTTTTTGAAGACCAAAAAGAAAACTTTTCAGAACGATTTTCGAAAGAAGACCTACTGAGACAGGCTAAGCAACCCATGCTACGTTCAGGATTAATACTCTCCGGTGGAAATACCGGCTGGATGGGTAAAGAATTGCCCGATAGCAAAGAGGATGGAATCCTTACTGCC includes:
- a CDS encoding tetratricopeptide repeat protein; translated protein: MIKLNLCWIIYFPLFINAQSFDTTKVSSELDSLINVSRSLTGQSKFDSALEVILNAEKICLATFGAESAEYGSVCFNHGRVFDFKGNFQDAEKWYLESKAIRERILGKEHPDYATSLNNLAYIYQELGDYSKAIDLNLEAKDIRERTIGKNHQHYASSLNNLAILYLKMGKPADAESYYLEAKDIIQKTHGKEHPEYANYLNNLGDLYSKMGRHEKAEAYFFESLKIKQNLYGKNHPAYAFTLKNLSNLYKQMGDFEKAKLYAIESVEINKEVVGVNHPEYARSVQTLGGIYLLMGKMEEAEIYLQQSLDLHEKLYGSMHAKTAGVLTDLAVCYKDLGNFEKAEAYYLQAITILEKALGKENISYVNTLNNLGVLYWTILNYKKAELLFLEVKAIRKKLLGSEHQDYAGIVNNLGGLYADMGQFDVAEPLLIESMEIKARILGEEHPSYTGSINNLGAFYFMIREVEKAESFAIKAVNMREKLFGKQSPEYLESLNLLAKLYEYQKKYSESSKLLEAYFALKQTSLSQSTSFLSEQELGYYSMIYQEKLDELSAYLYHRWSKMQQTENLSALVYDQMLFHKGFIMTSALRLNTLANHLGKSSQNYQQYKMFRLQLAREYTKPIAERSRINELEEKANTAEKQLAKEIDGYTKMKQAIHWNQIQGILQKNEAAIEFINFPYDDQDTKDHTQYAAILVKPELKTPVFIPLFEEKSLDSILRSKNVRRLEYVNELYSLTQRGVNPIGLKQSSLTELIYKPLESHLENVQKVYYSLSGLLHQINLDAIPISSTESWADRMKLVNLLSTRQLVINDYQDFTTRTATVYGGIYYDSDTTMQAVKEIKGSELKQTLSFHQSDVKSRGLHWNYLPGTEQEINSIQSILSKAGYKMDVYKAHQATEESFKNIGVKEKSPQIIHLATHGYFFEDQKENFSERFSKEDLLRQAKQPMLRSGLILSGGNTGWMGKELPDSKEDGILTAYEISQMNLSNTELVVLSACETGLGNIQGNEGVYGLQRAFKIAGAKYLIMSLWQVPDKQTSMLMITFYKKWLEAESSPTGEKKMSIPDAFHAAQKELRDLGFDPYQWAGFVLIE